The genomic interval gaGGAGCCGGGGCGGGATGCGGAGGGAGGGCGGCCGGTCCCGGAGAgcgggactgggatgggacgggatgggacgggatgggatgagatgggatggggagCGATGGGATGGCGGAGGAACGGCTCGGCTGCTGCTCTGCCGTCTCAGCCCAATCTGCTCCGCCGCCCCGCCCGTGGCACGGCGCGGTGTCCCCCGGAGCCGGTGCTCTGCcgtgccccggggctggggaaAGGCTGTCTGAGCAGCACACGACAGCGCTCAGCCTTCCCTAACAGcccttctctctttctgctctAAAGCTGGACGGCCGGATCAgcgctgctgctgtgcagaggaGCTCCAGCCAGCCCTGCGGAACCCTCCCTGACCCCCCCCGGCTCCTGCGCACCGTGCCCCATGCTGTCCTGCTGCATGCCCAGTTTAAGGCGTCTCTCCAAGGTGAGTACCTGAGTACCGGCTGCTCTTAGGGCTGCACACGTGTGCCTcgaaaaggagagggaggagaaacagAGCTCTGGGATTCTCCAGCCCTGCACCCAGGGGCTGGGTCTCCCTAAAAGTTCCCGTGATTTGCTGGTTTGGAAAAACATCCCTTCTGTGCCTCAGCTGGCAAAGATCCTGCCCCAAATGGGGGTAACTGAGTGGGATGGAACGTGCTGGAGCCGCTTTTAGCACTGAAAGGGGGAACCGAGGTTGTGGAGGCTTGGCAGAGTGAGTTTGGGAAGGATGGCACCTGCGGTGGCAAGCGGAGGGCGATGGTGGTGGCAcgtggggcagtgcccagcaccgCTGTGTtacccctggggctggggagggcgtGAGGGGGGAAAGAATTTCTTGCCTCTACAATTGTGATGGGTtctgtgtggcagcagcagtgttgtgtgtggcagcagcagtgttgtgtgtggcagcagcagcagcatgtgtgtggcagcagcagcagcacgtgtgtggcagcagcagcatgtgtgtggcagcagcagtgttgtgtgtggcagcagcagtgttgtgtgtggcagcagcagtgttgTGTgtggcggcagcagcagcatgtgtgtggcagcagcagcagcgtgtgtggcagcagcagcgtgTGTGTGCAATCAGCAGTGttgtgtgtgtggcagcagcagcagcgtgtgTGTGCAATCAGCAGTGttgtgtgtgtggcagcagcagcagcgtgtgtgtggcagcagcagcagcgtgtcTGTGGCAGCAGtagtgttgtgtgtgtgtggcagcagcagtgttgtgtgtggcagcagtagtgttgtgtgtgtgtggcagcagcagcatgagctCAGGGCTGTTTGTGCTGTCCTTGCTGTAGGAGAtgtttgcccctctcctcctcctcctggttGAGCTCGGCTACGGTGCCAACCCCACCTACCACTGGAGAGACACAGTGACCAACAAGCAGCTGACGTGCCAGCAGTGCCCGCCGGGGACGTTCGTGGcgcagcactgcagcagggacaggccgacgctgtgccagccctgcccggAGCTGCACTACACTCAGTACTGGAACTACCTGGAGAAGTGCCGCTACTGCAACGTCATCTGCGAGGAGAAGCAGGTGGAGGTGCAGCAGTGCAATGCCACCCACAACCGTGTGTGCCAGTGCCAGGAGGGCTACTACTCAGAGATGGAGTTCTGCATCAGGCACTCGGAGTGCCCGCCGGGCTCGGGCGTGGAGAAGCTGGGTAAGAGCCCTGCCGGGAGCTCCCGGGGCTCTGTCGCTCCCCAGAGCCTCTGCTGGAGCTAAAGAGCAGGAGAAACACGGCAGCCAGTGACTGCCGTGTGGCCTGACCTGCTCTCTCCTTGctcaccagcacagagccaacctgctcctggctgctttTCCAAGGAGGGATTAGTCTGAGGGTGggttttctctccctctctcattTCCCAGCACCACACTTAGATGGGACGTGGCCACCCCGGTTCCTCCCTTCACCCACCCCTGCAGCGGCAGCTCAGCCCACCGGGAAGGTAGAAGGGTCTGAGTGgctccagctgctctgtcaGCTCCCTCCTCCTTGCAGGCAGGTAGCCTGGGAGCAGGAACACTCATGATCTGGTCTGAGCAGGGCTGCTAAGGATgcgagggcagggctggggaatgtGTGTAGCTCTGGGGCTGGTTTTATGGGTTCTGTTGAGCAATTTGGAGAGGCTGGAGTCAAAACACGAAACGGGTACGTGGACAGGTTCCAAAGCCATAAAATCAGCCTTGTTTTGATTCAGGAGGCCAAAACTCCCTCCCCTGGCAAGTTGAGTcaggtgggggtttggggggttgtTTGTCAGTTGTCTCCCAAGCAGAAGTTTGCCTGggccctcagctgccctcacctgTGCAcacaagcaggttcccctctcACTTTCCCCTGAACCACTGAGGACCAGCCTGTCTGTCAGCCACAGCTGGGGACGGGAAAACGGCGTCGGCACAACCGGCATCAGCTTCCTTCGTGCTTTGAAGCGTGGAGGCTGCTGAAGTCTTCTCACGTGCAGCACGAGGGAGCTCCAGGCTCGAAGGCCAGGGGACAAATCCCTGTTGCCTTCAGCTGATGCTTATGGCTGAGATtcagggtttggtttttgtctGGGCTGTGATGTCAGCAGGTGCAGTGATGCAGCAAAAGGTGGATTAGGTCTCTGAGCAAGGAGGGGAAGCCCTTTGAAATGAACCATCGGACCTGGCTGGAGGGTTGGCTGTAGGGCTGAGGAGCCACACGAGCAAAGGGGGCATTTGAGAAGCAAATCTTTTGTTGTTATTACTTATTGGTTACAAATGGCTTCTTATGTGGGCACTGATGGCATTGCAGCCCCAGCATCTGAACCCCACAGCAGGGGCTGAGCATCCAGGGAGGGTGGGCAGAGCTCTGAGGCTGTGGGTGCCTGGGATATCCCCTGGGTGcttggggctgcaggcagagctcgCTGCCCTTGGGGGTGGATGAGTGCTTTGATCCCTGCAGGGTTCCTCTGGGGCCCACTGGGATTTCCCATTTGCAAGTGCTGGTTCAGGTGTTGGGGTTGGCAGCAAGGGGGTGGCTGTGACTCCTCCTGGGAGAGCCAAAGCCACGGGGTGAAGTGAGTTGGGATGAGATGGGCACCTTGTCCTTGACCACGACGAGGAGATGAAGAGGGGGGTGaaatctgctgctgccagggacgctgctgcttctcccagggACTGTGCAGGACACCCTGGTGCAATCTCACTGTGaaaggggctggggctggccagagcctggctgggagctgccaggctgcagaAGCCAACGGAGCTTTCACTGTCTCTGAGACTTTTCCTTTCGCTTGACCAGAAGCTTCCTGACTCTGCTGTGAATCAAAGGGCTGGCTTGGCACTTGGCTTCACCATCGTCCCAGATGGTgtctcctgctcaggaggtggCCCCTTTcagcagcccctttcctcttgtatCTGGAGGCTGGTGGCAGTTTATCAGCACAGGCCAAACGCTCTGGCTGGGGAGACGGGAAGCGTTGAAGCCAGAGGCCCCTCAGGAGCATCGCAGGCAGTGACTTTCCAAAACATCATCCTCGTGTTTGAGTGGTGTCTGCCACTCTTTGCTTTGCCAGCAtcacccccagctcctgcccttgcTCCCTTGGCAGCTCATCACCCCAGGCTCACGGTCCTTTTGCCTCCCCCAGGTACCCCCTTTGAGAACACCCAGTGCCGTCCCTGTCCCCGCGgcttcttctcttcctccagctccagcacGGAGCCGTGCCAGCCCCACCAGGACTGTGAGCAGCAGGGGAAGGTGACCAACGTGCAGGGCAACCAGTACCACGACAccctctgcacctcctgcaGACCAGGGAGGAGCAACAGCACGCAGGGAGCAGGTGAGCTGTGGTGCTGCAGGAAGGGGGACGCCGGGGCCACGAGGCTGCCAGGGAGAGGGTTTTTTCCAGGTAGATGCAAAATGAGATGAAGTAGTGGGTAAGAGTGATCTGTAATTAATAGCAATTCTGGATAAAACACAGTCTGACTGCCTTCCTCCCCTCCAGGGCTGATCCTGTAGGGCAAGGGCAGGGCTCAGGGCTAAAGCAACAGCCAGAGCATGTGTGGGCTCCTTGCTCAGCAAGAACAAAGAGCTGACAGTGAAATCCTGGGAATGCTGGGACAGGAGAACACTTGTGGAAGCCCTTGGGCTGTAGCTGATAGCTCACAGAGATAAGTGATGGCTGTCAG from Colius striatus isolate bColStr4 chromosome 16, bColStr4.1.hap1, whole genome shotgun sequence carries:
- the TNFRSF6B gene encoding tumor necrosis factor receptor superfamily member 6B, yielding MLSCCMPSLRRLSKEMFAPLLLLLVELGYGANPTYHWRDTVTNKQLTCQQCPPGTFVAQHCSRDRPTLCQPCPELHYTQYWNYLEKCRYCNVICEEKQVEVQQCNATHNRVCQCQEGYYSEMEFCIRHSECPPGSGVEKLGTPFENTQCRPCPRGFFSSSSSSTEPCQPHQDCEQQGKVTNVQGNQYHDTLCTSCRPGRSNSTQGAALGDDDCKQALIDFVVYQNIPVRKLKRLQQILERSPRKQAPGTRAAIQEKFRAFLTHLKEGHYEVTRELLDALRAAKLHSIEEKVRERFLLG